Proteins from a genomic interval of Brachybacterium vulturis:
- a CDS encoding IclR family transcriptional regulator produces MVENGTVQSVERAAQVMEILAREGTAGVGEIARELGVHGSTASRLLTALEAYDLVERDGDGGRSRLGVGVLRLAAAARNGMDLTVQAGPVCEALAEELGETVNVAVLRNGAAVNVHQAQGGRTVALHNWVGYRTVLHATSSGKMLMAHLPAATLEAALEAPRESFTAATITSAEILRQQFAEARERGWAEAVEEFEEGLNAAAVPIRGPEGEVIAAVSVAGPAYRLAPEDLPRAAEVLLRGAAQISRRLGHRAEADG; encoded by the coding sequence ATGGTCGAGAACGGGACGGTGCAGTCGGTCGAACGGGCCGCGCAGGTGATGGAGATCCTCGCGCGGGAGGGGACGGCGGGGGTCGGGGAGATCGCCCGGGAGCTGGGGGTGCACGGGTCCACCGCGTCCCGTCTGCTCACCGCACTGGAGGCGTACGACCTGGTGGAACGCGACGGGGACGGGGGCAGGTCACGTCTCGGGGTGGGGGTGCTGAGGCTCGCGGCGGCAGCCCGGAACGGGATGGATCTGACCGTCCAGGCGGGACCGGTGTGCGAGGCGCTCGCCGAGGAGCTCGGGGAGACGGTCAACGTCGCGGTGCTTCGGAACGGCGCCGCCGTCAACGTCCACCAGGCGCAGGGCGGGAGAACCGTCGCCCTGCACAACTGGGTGGGGTACCGGACGGTTCTGCACGCCACCTCGAGCGGGAAGATGCTCATGGCGCACCTGCCGGCCGCGACTCTGGAGGCCGCGCTCGAGGCACCTCGGGAGTCCTTCACCGCAGCCACCATCACCTCCGCCGAGATCCTGCGACAGCAGTTCGCCGAGGCGCGCGAGCGGGGATGGGCCGAGGCGGTCGAGGAGTTCGAGGAAGGCCTGAACGCCGCAGCGGTCCCGATCCGCGGCCCGGAGGGGGAGGTCATCGCGGCCGTCTCCGTCGCGGGGCCCGCCTACCGGCTGGCGCCCGAGGACCTGCCGCGGGCGGCTGAGGTGCTGCTGCGCGGGGCGGCGCAGATCTCGCGCCGGCTCGGCCATCGCGCCGAGGCTGACGGGTGA